CACTAGCGCCCAGGTGGCCAAGTCGTTGATGCCATAAAGATGAGCTGTCAGCGACAAGGGCAACGGAAGACTGAAGAGACGAAGGAACAGGATATAAATCACCAGAACTGTCACACCTAAGCAAGACCTGATGGGTTGCCAAATCCTTCACAGAAAATCCAAATGGGTCAAATTCAATAGAAACTTTATTATCAGACGTAAAACGACGCACAAAGATTAAGTTTTTGATAATATTGGGTGTGACAAGGATGTTATGAAGATGTAAGGGTCTATGAGGAGTGTGTAATTTAGACTGGCCAGAGTGATTAATGGGAATAGATTGTCCATTGCCAACAAAAACGGAATTTATATTGCAATTATTTGTAATAGACGAGAGACTACCTGTATCGGAGGCGAGGTGTGAAGTTGCTCCCGTATCCATGTACCAGTTTGCGTCGGTTCCATCATTCAGCGACATGGAGTTGAAAGCTTGAGTTAAATCAGTCGGTTGATCTTGTGCCACTGGAGGGAACCATTGCCACGGAGGTTGAAGGGTAGGAGAGATCGAGGTATGGAGAGCATGGGCAGCGGCATGTCCAGGTGTAGTAGCAACAGAAGAGGGTGATGGTGGAGGGCCAAGGATGCTTGGTGGTTGAGTAGTTGGTGGAGTTGTGGCAGAGAAGCGATGGGGCTGTTGAGGACCGAGGTTGCTAGGTGGGTATCCGGGCCAGAACGGGGGGTAACTCCATGGGAAGGGATGCCAAGGCAGCTGGTATTGCTACCAAGGCAGCTACTGTGACTGATGACTTGCAGAAGACGCAGCAGGAGGCTGGCGGCGTTGCTGCTGCTCGGTGTTGTGGGTGCCATGGCGTCGCTGCTGGTTGGGGCGGCGATTTCCACGAGATGAGGTGGAGCTGTTGCGGTTGTTGTTACCAGCAAGAAGAATAGATGGGGATGATGGGTGGTCCGAGTGGGATGCTTGAGGAGGGCGAGAATTCTTGAACCTTTGTTCTTCAACCAAAAGTTTTGAGCGAGCTTGAAGAAAAGTGGGTAGAGGATCTCGGTGGCGTAGGAGGGTGGCAATGTGTTCATATTGAGGAGAGAGACCATTGAGAAGATGAGCAACAAGTGTTTTCTCGGGTATAGGGTTGTCAATATTCGCCAAGAGATCTGATATGGACTTCATTCGTTGGCAATATTGAGCAATGGAAAGATCGCCTAGTGTCATGCTTCTTAGTTCACTGTCAAGTTCAATTGCTCTGGCGTCCTTGTTATCCCGGAAGAGATTTTCAAGACTTAGCCAAACCGTATGGGATGTGGAGTTCTTTGTGAGAATCATGTTGAGAAGGGATTGTGTGAGGGTGCCATAGAGCCACGTTTTAACCACAAAATCAAGAGTGAACCATTCTTCATCTTTGTTAGAAGTGGGTTTGGAATCACCGGTGAGAAAATCACGAACACCAAAGCCACGACAATGGGTTTCAAATAATTCCCGCCATGCATCATAATTGAGTTCATTGAGATCAAGAATTATAGGAACATAAGTCTTGATATTGAGAGCACCATAGGGTTTCTGATTTTTGGGATTGGAGGTTTCACCAACCATTGTTAAGATTGAGAAGAAGATGGAGGGTGGGTTGGTCGGCGGCTAGGTTTAGGCCCGACAACAGTAAGATCgagaggaagatgaagaagaaggaaagtaGGTTTTCTGGGaactagtctctgataccatgaCAGATTGGTATTTTCCCCTCTCTTGATTTTCATTACACAAAAGAATAAATACAAATACAAGTAATGGGCTACAGCAACTACGTGGGCTAAACTAATACAAATGGGCTACATATAATAATACATATACACTAATAGGTATTAGAGTGAGGTGAAGACGGTGCTATTTTAAGAGTCGACTTTCGAAGGAGAGGAGCCTTCGGGTGTTGGGTTGCCACTGTAGGTGAAGTGGGGTGTTTGGCAGAGGTTTATTTATTCGGGGTGCAACAAACTCAAGGTTTGATCGAACAAGAAGGTTCAACACAGTAGGGGCTATTTCGAGACTGTTTTACAGCATAAGAAGAAAATGGTATAGTGTTTTTCAGTCGACCTTTGTCTTGTGGAGATGGGGAGCACCGTACGTGATGAGAGAGGTTACTCGTGATAAACATAGGCAGTCTGTGGCTGTTAGTTACGATCAAATAATGGTTTGTTACGAGACGTTTTCAGCAAGGGGTGCTGCTCTCGGGATTGAATAGTTCTTGATCGGTTTGTTCGTGATAAGGGGATACCGACATAAGTGCGTGAAACACGGGTGGGAAGGACCCATCAAAGAACGGTGATCGAAACAAATGAAGAGATTGGAGAAACTACACCGTATGAACATTATGACATTGGAGTTCAAATCGGATGGGTTTGGATGTGGCCAAGGAAGAGGTCATTGATCCGGTAAAAGTTGAGATGGTAATGAACATGTCCAACAGGATGCCATGGTATATGTCACATGTGTTGCCAACAATCAAAGGGATTGAGAGAAGACTTTGGATGTGACGAAGGTGAAAGTCGGGTGTCCGAGAATGGTCGAGAATCGAGATGGTTCGAAAAGAAGGTGATTAAACATTGTTATGAACAAGCAATACGACCAAACCGATT
The genomic region above belongs to Lactuca sativa cultivar Salinas chromosome 4, Lsat_Salinas_v11, whole genome shotgun sequence and contains:
- the LOC111891498 gene encoding uncharacterized protein LOC111891498, which codes for MVGETSNPKNQKPYGALNIKTYVPIILDLNELNYDAWRELFETHCRGFGVRDFLTGDSKPTSNKDEEWFTLDFVVKTWLYGTLTQSLLNMILTKNSTSHTVWLSLENLFRDNKDARAIELDSELRSMTLGDLSIAQYCQRMKSISDLLANIDNPIPEKTLVAHLLNGLSPQYEHIATLLRHRDPLPTFLQARSKLLVEEQRFKNSRPPQASHSDHPSSPSILLAGNNNRNSSTSSRGNRRPNQQRRHGTHNTEQQQRRQPPAASSASHQSQ